A genomic region of Bubalus kerabau isolate K-KA32 ecotype Philippines breed swamp buffalo chromosome 10, PCC_UOA_SB_1v2, whole genome shotgun sequence contains the following coding sequences:
- the DNAJC17 gene encoding dnaJ homolog subfamily C member 17 isoform X1, with product MAVTKELLQMDLYALLGIEEKAEDKEVKKAYRQKALSCHPDKNPDNPRAAELFHQLSQALEVLTDAAARAAYDKVRKAKKQAAERTQKLDERRKKVKLDLEARERQAQALGSEEEEESGSARTLEQEIERLREEGSRQLEEQQRLIREQIRQEQEQRLTGMAENPENKETPKLKLKWKRKKEAESQGGYSRDVLLRLFQKYGEVLNLVLSSKKAGTAVVEFATVKAAELAVQNEVGLVDNPLKISWLEGRPQSAMGHNHPGLSRGSVVSERDYESLVMMRMRQAAERQQLIAQMQQEDQAGQPT from the exons GTGAAGAAGGCATATAGACAGAAGGCCCTCTCCTGCCACCCAGACAAAAACCCGGATAATCCCAGAGCAG CTGAACTCTTCCACCAGCTTTCTCAGGCCTTGGAGGTACTGACCGATGCTGCCGCCAGG GCTGCGTATGACAAGGTCAGGAAAGCCAAGAAGCAGGCGGCAGAGAGGACCCAGAAACTTgatgagagaaggaagaaagtaaaGCTCG ACCTGGAGGCCCGGGAGCGGCAGGCCCAGGCCCTCGGcagcgaggaggaggaggaaagcgGAAGCGCCAGGACGCTAGAGCAGGAG ATCGAACGCCTGCGAGAAGAGGGTTCCCGGCAGCTGGAGGAGCAGCAGAGGCTGATCCGGGAGCAGATACGTCAGGAACAGGAGCAGAGGTTGACAG gaATGGCAGAAAATCCTGAAAACAAAGAAACCCCCAAGCTAAAG CTCaagtggaagaggaagaaggaagctgAGTCACAAGGTGGCTATTCCAGAGATGTCCTCCTGCGGCTCTTTCAGAAG TACGGAGAGgtgctcaacctggtgctctctAGTAAGAAGGCAGGCACCGCTGTGGTAGAGTTTGCAACCGTCAAGGCTGCG GAGCTGGCTGTCCAGAATGAAGTGGGCCTGGTCGATAACCCTCTGAAGATTTCCTGGTTGGAGGGACGGCCCCAGAGCGCGATGGGCCACAACCACCCAGGACTGTCCCGG ggctcagtggtgtccgagagGGACTACGAGAGCCTCGTCATGATGCGCATGCGCCAGGCAGCTGAGAGGCAGCAGCTGATTGCCCAGATGCAGCAGGAGGACCAGGCGGGGCAGCCCACATAA
- the DNAJC17 gene encoding dnaJ homolog subfamily C member 17 isoform X2 has product MAVTKELLQMDLYALLGIEEKAEDKEVKKAYRQKALSCHPDKNPDNPRAAELFHQLSQALEVLTDAAARAAYDKVRKAKKQAAERTQKLDERRKKVKLDLEARERQAQALGSEEEEESGSARTLEQEIERLREEGSRQLEEQQRLIREQIRQEQEQRLTGMAENPENKETPKLKLKWKRKKEAESQGGYSRDVLLRLFQKELAVQNEVGLVDNPLKISWLEGRPQSAMGHNHPGLSRGSVVSERDYESLVMMRMRQAAERQQLIAQMQQEDQAGQPT; this is encoded by the exons GTGAAGAAGGCATATAGACAGAAGGCCCTCTCCTGCCACCCAGACAAAAACCCGGATAATCCCAGAGCAG CTGAACTCTTCCACCAGCTTTCTCAGGCCTTGGAGGTACTGACCGATGCTGCCGCCAGG GCTGCGTATGACAAGGTCAGGAAAGCCAAGAAGCAGGCGGCAGAGAGGACCCAGAAACTTgatgagagaaggaagaaagtaaaGCTCG ACCTGGAGGCCCGGGAGCGGCAGGCCCAGGCCCTCGGcagcgaggaggaggaggaaagcgGAAGCGCCAGGACGCTAGAGCAGGAG ATCGAACGCCTGCGAGAAGAGGGTTCCCGGCAGCTGGAGGAGCAGCAGAGGCTGATCCGGGAGCAGATACGTCAGGAACAGGAGCAGAGGTTGACAG gaATGGCAGAAAATCCTGAAAACAAAGAAACCCCCAAGCTAAAG CTCaagtggaagaggaagaaggaagctgAGTCACAAGGTGGCTATTCCAGAGATGTCCTCCTGCGGCTCTTTCAGAAG GAGCTGGCTGTCCAGAATGAAGTGGGCCTGGTCGATAACCCTCTGAAGATTTCCTGGTTGGAGGGACGGCCCCAGAGCGCGATGGGCCACAACCACCCAGGACTGTCCCGG ggctcagtggtgtccgagagGGACTACGAGAGCCTCGTCATGATGCGCATGCGCCAGGCAGCTGAGAGGCAGCAGCTGATTGCCCAGATGCAGCAGGAGGACCAGGCGGGGCAGCCCACATAA
- the C10H15orf62 gene encoding uncharacterized protein C15orf62 homolog, mitochondrial, which yields METWRKGSFRSPSFFKRLSLGRPRRLRRQGSVLSQASTAGGDHEEYSNREVIRELRGRPDGRRLPLWGDEQPRATLLAPPKPPRLYRESFSCPNILEVPSAEYTAAYSATLPSALSVADNLHRSSEEDLTDTPPFQRTPAPDLSDPFFSFKVDLGISLLEEVLQMLREQFPSELSF from the coding sequence ATGGAGACTTGGCGCAAAGGCTCCTTCCGCAGCCCCTCCTTCTTCAAGCGGCTGAGCCTGGGGCGGCCGCGGAGACTCCGGCGACAGGGCAGCGTGCTCAGCCAGGCCAGCACGGCTGGGGGGGACCATGAGGAGTACAGCAACCGAGAGGTCATCCGGGAGCTGCGAGGGAGACCGGATGGCCGGCGCCTGCCACTGTGGGGGGACGAGCAGCCCCGGGCCACCCTGCTGGCCCCGCCCAAACCCCCGCGTCTCTACCGGGAAAGCTTCAGCTGCCCCAACATCCTAGAGGTCCCCTCCGCAGAGTACACTGCCGCCTACTCTGCCACCCTGCCCTCCGCGCTCTCCGTGGCAGACAACCTCCACCGATCCTCCGAGGAGGACCTTACGGACACGCCCCCCTTCCAGAGGACACCTGCTCCGGACCTCAGCGATCCCTTCTTCTCCTTCAAAGTGGACCTGGGGATTTCACTTCTTGAGGAGGTTCTGCAGATGCTGAGAGAGCAATTTCCCAGTGAGCTCAGCTTCTGA